One Novipirellula caenicola genomic window carries:
- a CDS encoding ABC transporter ATP-binding protein, which produces MIKVQGLRKIYDRHLAVDGVSFALQPGQVCGLVGPNGAGKTTVMRCLAGLIPPSDGSLRVAGCDQKTDLIELKRRLAYVPDDPPLFDDLTVGQHLEMIGRLYQVNDFRAQATRLLSQFQLLDKVDAGATTLSRGMRQKLAVCCAYLFNPAVLLLDEPMTGLDPPGIRELLASVRQRAEAGATVMISSHLLPMIEGVCTHYLVMKQGEAKFFGTADDLRSAYPGIGSLEDAYFAAIENPAVGLAVDAEVAMMEGVA; this is translated from the coding sequence ATGATCAAAGTTCAAGGCTTGCGTAAGATTTACGATCGGCATTTGGCCGTTGACGGTGTTTCGTTTGCATTGCAGCCGGGACAGGTTTGCGGGCTGGTCGGTCCCAATGGGGCTGGCAAAACGACGGTGATGCGATGTTTGGCGGGATTGATTCCGCCGTCCGACGGATCGCTAAGGGTCGCAGGTTGTGACCAAAAGACCGATTTGATCGAGCTGAAACGCCGTTTGGCTTACGTGCCCGACGACCCGCCACTGTTTGACGATTTGACGGTGGGGCAGCACTTGGAAATGATCGGACGGTTGTATCAGGTCAACGATTTTCGTGCCCAAGCGACTCGGCTGCTGAGCCAATTTCAATTGTTGGACAAGGTCGACGCGGGCGCCACAACATTGTCGCGTGGGATGCGGCAAAAGTTGGCGGTATGCTGCGCGTACCTGTTTAATCCTGCGGTGCTGCTATTGGACGAGCCGATGACCGGGCTTGATCCGCCAGGGATTCGCGAATTATTGGCGTCGGTCCGGCAGCGTGCCGAAGCAGGAGCGACGGTGATGATCAGCAGCCATTTGCTGCCGATGATCGAAGGCGTCTGCACGCATTATTTGGTGATGAAGCAGGGCGAAGCAAAGTTCTTTGGAACCGCGGATGATCTGCGATCCGCGTACCCCGGGATCGGATCGCTTGAAGATGCCTATTTTGCAGCGATCGAAAATCCGGCAGTCGGTCTCGCAGTGGATGCCGAGGTTGCGATGATGGAAGGGGTGGCATGA
- a CDS encoding TlpA disulfide reductase family protein, giving the protein MKFLSFRSILLVAATCMLVTLAQPNAKAEATLGIGSKAPAIDIEHWLQDGKGFFKPVKKFEKGKVYVVEFWATWCGPCVMSMPHLAELQNQYRGENVQIISVSDEEVEEVKEFLARENKELKKTFDEITSAYSLTTDPDRSVYKDYMEAANQQGIPTAFIVGKTSQVEWIGHPMEMEEPLQQVVSDSWDREAFKKAMEEQQRLEAAIQEISMLAGAGKFDEAIKLVDKQLEETDDAALQANLKDFRSSLMLSAGHVTDEVVKYYRERLEEMKGDWMSLGQFAYSLTAVVQQGGSVGPLAGEAVAALAPIVDKVDAEAKPLVYNILAQLSKIDEKLDEAIKFQEKAVELSDDRQKKRMELFLEELKSEKEDK; this is encoded by the coding sequence ATGAAATTTCTCTCTTTCCGATCGATTCTTCTTGTTGCGGCCACATGCATGTTGGTCACGCTCGCGCAACCAAACGCTAAAGCTGAAGCCACCCTCGGTATCGGTTCTAAAGCTCCCGCGATCGACATCGAGCACTGGCTGCAAGACGGCAAAGGATTTTTCAAACCGGTCAAGAAGTTTGAAAAAGGCAAAGTCTATGTCGTTGAGTTCTGGGCAACTTGGTGTGGCCCATGTGTGATGAGCATGCCTCACCTTGCCGAGCTACAAAATCAGTACCGCGGCGAAAATGTACAAATCATCAGCGTCTCGGACGAAGAAGTCGAAGAGGTCAAAGAGTTTTTGGCGCGAGAAAACAAAGAACTGAAAAAGACGTTCGACGAAATCACATCGGCATACTCGTTGACCACCGACCCTGACCGCTCGGTCTACAAAGACTACATGGAAGCAGCCAACCAACAGGGCATCCCGACCGCGTTTATCGTTGGCAAAACCAGCCAAGTCGAATGGATCGGCCACCCCATGGAAATGGAAGAACCGCTGCAACAAGTGGTTTCCGATTCGTGGGACCGCGAAGCCTTCAAGAAGGCCATGGAAGAACAACAACGGCTCGAAGCGGCAATCCAAGAAATTTCAATGTTGGCGGGAGCTGGAAAGTTTGATGAAGCAATCAAACTGGTCGACAAACAACTTGAGGAAACGGACGATGCCGCGTTGCAGGCAAACCTAAAGGATTTCCGATCAAGCTTGATGTTGTCGGCGGGTCACGTCACCGACGAAGTCGTGAAATACTATCGCGAACGTCTCGAGGAAATGAAGGGCGATTGGATGTCGCTGGGTCAATTCGCCTACTCGCTGACCGCTGTGGTTCAACAAGGTGGCAGTGTCGGTCCATTGGCCGGTGAAGCCGTTGCCGCACTCGCACCGATCGTTGACAAAGTGGACGCCGAAGCCAAACCGCTCGTCTACAACATTTTGGCCCAGCTTTCCAAGATCGATGAAAAACTCGACGAAGCAATCAAGTTCCAAGAAAAGGCCGTTGAACTTAGCGACGATCGTCAAAAGAAACGGATGGAATTGTTCCTCGAAGAATTGAAGTCTGAAAAAGAAGACAAGTAA